The genomic stretch GTCATTGAGCAAGGTGTCTGCGTTAGCCACTGTGCGGTCGATATCGTCCCCATCTATGGAAACAATCCTGAGTATATGGCTGGCTTCAATAGTGCCGTCCTCGTTTTTGCCATCCAGCCTGATTATATGTATACCAAAGGTAGTCACCACCGGTTCGCTGATCTCTCCCTCTTCAAGGGCAAACGCCGCGTCTTCAAAGGCTAAGGTCATTTCCCCAAGGCCGAATGTGCCCAGATACCCACCATTCATGGCAGATCCATCATCAGAATATTCCATTGCCAGTTCCTCGAAAGATTCTCCTGAAGCAATTCTAGCCCGCAGCTGAATCATCTCATCCATGAAAACATCAAAATCCGGTCCGGAGGGCAGTATGGGAAGATAAATCCAGCTGATATGCCTGGGCATTATTATTTCTTCAACAAGTTCAGCGTTTGAAACCAGGTATGTTTCCGAATTCGCGGGCATATTCTGCAAAGATGTCTGAACTTTTCTTCCAAGGAACATCTGAGCCGCATGGTCATCGGCCAGCGTTTCTGAGAGATGTTCAAGGTCGACATTAATGCCCACCTGATTACTCTCAAGCTCACCTTCAACAAGTAGCTGAGTTTCTTCATCGGTAGGATAGAATCCCGAGGCAATCCCCGCGTTCACAACAAGCTGGTTCTCAACCAGTATCTCAAGCGCTTCAAGATATTCCGGTGTTTCCGAATCTACCTCATAGCTGCCACTGTGATTCAGGCCTGCCTGAATCATTACTTCCTCGATATCCGAATGCAGAATAGGGTTGTCGCCAACAACAGCAACGATTTTCTCCATAGAGACAAACGATGTCAGAAGGATCGAAACAAGCAGTGCAGTCATTCTGCCTCACTTCCGTCTGTGCTTTGATCTGAGTATTGCCATGTATCGTACACCAGAGTCGAATCCAGAAAAATATCCTTCTCGGCGGAGGCCATTACCAGAAGGCTGTCCCTCGCGGTTGCCAGCCTTTGTCTATAGATATCATCAGCAAGGCTTCTTACGACCCTTGATGTATCCTCAAGCTGCCTTATCTCATCCACAAGAAATATATGCCATCCGTAGTTGGTGGATATCACATCGCCCAGGCCTTCGATGACAGACTGTTCAACCGGTACACCGTACGCGATCAATTCTCCGGCTGTGAGGAATCCAAGATCGCCTCCTATACCTGCTTTCTGTCCTATTGAAAGCCTTTCGGCTGTTATCTGGAAATTCTCTCCCCATAAGAGCTTTTGATGTATTGAATCAGCCATGGATTTATTTGCCACAATTATCTGGTAGTAGTGCCTTTCAACCATAAAAGCAAGGCTGTCGGAACTCATATACTGGAAAACTTCCGTGTTGTCGGGAAATGGTATCCTCGCATATGTGTACGCAAGCAGTTCATCCCTCAGGTAAACCTGTCTTGCTCTGTCCTGCAGCAGCTTGCTTTTTCTGACGTTCTCATAGCCCAGTTCGGCTGCAAGTTCAGCCAGAAGCTCGTCCTCTATCCACTCTTCAAGAAGTGAGGGTGTAATACCGGCTATTGTCATATCCTCCATGTATATTACTGAGCTGTCCACACTTGCCGCTATCTGCTGATTTTCCATACTGTTGTTGACTTCAACAACTCCGGCAGAACTAATTGAAGCCATCCTTCTGTTAATGACAACAACAACGGAAACGGTTGCTATGATCACAACAGCGGAAAGTACCCAGATCGCTATTAGAAGGTAATTCCTACGTTTAGAAATGTTCCATCAGCCTTTCCGGATAAAGCACTATATCATGGTTCAGCTCAAGAGAATCGACCTCATCCATGATAATTTCCTCCTGCATCACCTGCGTAAGTTCAATGGTAACTACCTGCTTGATCTCTTCAACTGAAGGTTCCGGAGAGAGAAGCTGGCTTTCCACAGCCTTGATTATGTGATAACCGGCACCGGTTTCCGTAACATCGCTTATCTCACCATCTTCAAGCCTGAATGCTGCTTCATCGAATGTCATATAACCCGACTGTCCCCTTGTGACCCAGCCCAGATCCCCGCCATCGGCACCGCTTGGTCCTATGGAATATTCCTGAGCAAGCGAGGTAAAATCTGAACCGGCATGAATTCTGGCAAGAAGGGAATTCGCGAGGTTCTCGTCCTGTACGATGATATGTCTTATATGAATACTCTTCTTGTACGTGCTGAGCCACTCATCCACGTAATTCTCGATCTCAAGCTGTGAAGGCTGAAGCCCGTCTACCATATCAGTCATGTAGGCTTCAAGGAGTATCTGCCTTCTGGATTGCTCGATAGCATCTCTGACCTGCGGATCTGACTCCAGGCCGCTATTCTCCGCTGCCTGCACCATCACTTCCTCCCGCACCCAGGATTCAAGAACCTCGATCGCGCCGGCTTCGGAAGTTATACCGAGATACTGAGCGTTCTGCTCCCCGCCGATCATGGTTACGACATCTTCCCATGTCAGTGTCTTATCGTCAACGCTGGCAAGAACTTCAGCAAAAGCCAATGCGGGAAATATCAGAGTTATCGCCATACCCGTAATGAATCTCATTTCATCCTCCATGAATCTGGTTAGTTAGAACAATGAAAATAAACAATTTGTCAGTAGTTTGAAGCCCACGGATCTACACTTCTCACAGCCGCGCTGTCAATCTCTATACTGTAGGTGTTCCAGAGTTCCAGAAGATAACTTTCAAGTCGTCTGGTAACCATTGCTGCCTTGCAGTCTTCAATAATGAAAGGCAGGATTAACATGGGGTTTTCTTCACCCTCCGGAATTATCTCTACAACTTCGAAGAATACAAACACCTCGTCCTCACCGTATTCAATGGGACCTGTAAAAACTCCTGAATCCGCTTCAAATACGGCTTCACCATAACTTGCATACAATTCAACAGGACAAGGATCTGTAGGTACAATATCACCGGCAGAATCCGCATGAACATAATAATTCTCAAGATCATCAAAAGAATCAATTTCTGCAGCAGGCATCCAGT from Candidatus Aegiribacteria sp. encodes the following:
- a CDS encoding peptidylprolyl isomerase; translation: MTALLVSILLTSFVSMEKIVAVVGDNPILHSDIEEVMIQAGLNHSGSYEVDSETPEYLEALEILVENQLVVNAGIASGFYPTDEETQLLVEGELESNQVGINVDLEHLSETLADDHAAQMFLGRKVQTSLQNMPANSETYLVSNAELVEEIIMPRHISWIYLPILPSGPDFDVFMDEMIQLRARIASGESFEELAMEYSDDGSAMNGGYLGTFGLGEMTLAFEDAAFALEEGEISEPVVTTFGIHIIRLDGKNEDGTIEASHILRIVSIDGDDIDRTVANADTLLNDIRSSQLSFEDAARQYSRDRSSSENGGDMGMVPLKLWLQQIADVVEDLDIGTCSEPVVLENTGSVVLVKLLEDTGEIEWDSYTDSELDGLVQQVIYQDTYNSVIDSLRSEIPVIYYLENTI
- a CDS encoding peptidyl-prolyl cis-trans isomerase, producing the protein MASISSAGVVEVNNSMENQQIAASVDSSVIYMEDMTIAGITPSLLEEWIEDELLAELAAELGYENVRKSKLLQDRARQVYLRDELLAYTYARIPFPDNTEVFQYMSSDSLAFMVERHYYQIIVANKSMADSIHQKLLWGENFQITAERLSIGQKAGIGGDLGFLTAGELIAYGVPVEQSVIEGLGDVISTNYGWHIFLVDEIRQLEDTSRVVRSLADDIYRQRLATARDSLLVMASAEKDIFLDSTLVYDTWQYSDQSTDGSEAE
- a CDS encoding peptidylprolyl isomerase, which produces MRFITGMAITLIFPALAFAEVLASVDDKTLTWEDVVTMIGGEQNAQYLGITSEAGAIEVLESWVREEVMVQAAENSGLESDPQVRDAIEQSRRQILLEAYMTDMVDGLQPSQLEIENYVDEWLSTYKKSIHIRHIIVQDENLANSLLARIHAGSDFTSLAQEYSIGPSGADGGDLGWVTRGQSGYMTFDEAAFRLEDGEISDVTETGAGYHIIKAVESQLLSPEPSVEEIKQVVTIELTQVMQEEIIMDEVDSLELNHDIVLYPERLMEHF